From the genome of Glycine max cultivar Williams 82 chromosome 2, Glycine_max_v4.0, whole genome shotgun sequence, one region includes:
- the LOC106797916 gene encoding uncharacterized protein isoform X1: MAGYISLLQCWIYEHFPSVHRSVVDDGYAEASPRACRWLTCKAHMTGIKGAPYRTRIDALTVTDVCWMSYAEHWGVRGYDLISSYMGQVRWGPIIVYLRPERVVRQMGYILTVPPPSVRDSLTCTDIDDRWVQFSDHVAPTGELCVVPGQVAPDYMEWFFQISHPFVTSTEDTVELRPTPPPPTHDDDFVEPPIAEVPVASDPPTHSVVSCVLFVNLIIFYKFILTCYFH, translated from the exons ATGGCTGGTTACATTTCACTACTTCAG TGCTGGATTTACGAGCACTTTCCATCAGTCCACAGGTCTGTTGTTGACGATGGTTATGCTGAGGCTAGCCCACGTGCCTGTAGGTGGCTTACATGTAAGGCCCATATGACCGGGATTAAGGGAGCCCCTTATAGAACACGTATTGATGCCCTGACAGTCACTGATGTCTGTTGGATGTCGTATGCTGAGCATTGGGGAGTTCGGGGCTATGACTTGATCTCCTCGTACATGGGGCAAGTCAGATGGGGTCCGATCATCGTCTACCTTCGACCAGAGAGGGTGGTTCGGCAGATGGGGTACATTCTGACCGTTCCTCCACCATCGGTTCGTGATTCGTTGACATGTACTGATATAGATGACCGGTGGGTACAATTTTCAGATCATGTAGCGCCTACAGGGGAGCTCTGTGTAGTTCCTGGGCAGGTGGCCCCAGactacatggagtggttttttCAGATTTCGCACCCCTTTGTGACGTCGACGGAGGACACTGTTGAGCTGAGACCTACGCCTCCCCCTCCCACTCATGATGATGACTTCGTGGAGCCACCTATCGCCGAGGTTCCAGTCGCGTCAGATCCCCCTACGCATTCTGTGGTAAGCTGTGTACTTTTtgttaacttaattattttttataaattcatactCACTTGTTATTTTCACTGA
- the LOC102660041 gene encoding agamous-like MADS-box protein AGL62: protein MSNKRNLQVTFSKRRTGIFKKASELTTLCGMNLAVIMSSPGNRVFSFGSPSVDSVIQHYTAQGPPPLLNLELNEASIDEHELHVHLNNLSDQIAAEKKHKKDLNRMLNAAEEHVWFVMPIKSMNDAQLETYKKMLEELKTYANEKREKLLQRLPNTSMGVATLTHDFRF from the coding sequence ATGAGCAACAAGCGTAACCTTCAAGTTACGTTCTCAAAGCGTCGCACCGGAATTTTCAAGAAGGCTAGTGAGCTTACCACCCTTTGTGGCATGAATCTTGCTGTAATTATGTCCTCACCTGGTAATCGGGTTTTCTCCTTCGGCAGCCCTAGTGTGGATTCTGTTATTCAACACTACACCGCACAGGGCCCACCTCCCCTCCTCAACCTAGAGCTGAATGAGGCCTCCATAGACGAGCATGAGCTCCATGTGCACCTTAACAACTTGTCCGACCAAATTGCTGCAGAGAAGAAGCACAAAAAGGATCTAAATCGTATGTTGAATGCTGCGGAGGAACACGTTTGGTTTGTCATGCCAATCAAAAGCATGAATGATGCCCAACTAGAGACGTATAAGAAAATGTTGGAGGAGCTAAAGACGTATGCTAATGAAAAACGTGAGAAGCTCCTCCAGCGCCTTCCCAACACCTCTATGGGAGTAGCCACACTGACCCATGACTTTAGGTTTTAA
- the LOC121172638 gene encoding RING-H2 finger protein ATL70 — MNNTTDSGFLGSNNISGFGMGIGISIGILLLITTITLTSYFCTRAQVPTPPRRRGTSNSNPQFLEPHHTIVDVGLDEATIMNYPKMLYSEAKLRKSDSTSTSCSICLGDYKGSDLLRVLPDCDHVFHLKCIDPWLRLHPTCPLCRTSPIPTPLSTPLAEVIPLATRRD; from the coding sequence atgaACAACACAACCGATTCCGGATTCCTCGGGTCCAACAACATAAGTGGCTTTGGCATGGGGATAGGAATCTCAATTGGGATTCTTCTGCTCATCACAACCATCACACTCACCTCCTACTTCTGCACCAGGGCACAAGTGCCAACTCCTCCAAGGAGAAGAGGAACAAGTAATTCCAATCCACAATTCCTTGAGCCACACCACACAATAGTTGATGTTGGCCTTGATGAAGCCACAATCATGAACTACCCCAAAATGCTCTACTCTGAAGCCAAGCTAAGGAAATCTGATTCCACTTCAACAAGCTGCTCCATATGTCTTGGAGATTACAAAGGTTCTGATTTGCTAAGGGTGTTGCCTGATTGTGACCATGTCTTTCACCTCAAGTGCATAGACCCTTGGCTGAGGCTGCATCCAACTTGTCCTCTCTGCAGAACATCACCAATTCCGACACCTCTCTCAACTCCTCTGGCCGAAGTGATCCCTTTAGCAACCAGGCGAGATTAA